One Ignavibacteriales bacterium genomic region harbors:
- a CDS encoding LD-carboxypeptidase, with protein sequence MALQKPKKLNKKDVIGIISPASSPDEFNRVERGVKYLEGLGYRVKIGANVGKNHGYLAGTDVERVDDIHTMFKDKNVKAIFTLRGGYGAFRLLDKIDYRVVKNNPKIFVGYSEITSLQMAFFEKAGLMTFAGPMVAVDFYDEISSYTEENFWATITSNKKLGKLKFPDDQKLPFLQKGIASGKLIGGNLAVFAALLGTGYFPNLTGKILMIEDIGELPYRVDRLLNQLRLSGTFKKVKGIILGRFVDCHEHDPNKKTLTLGEVISDYVATLKIPSIYTFPHGHIKDFVTIPFGLKVNLNATKGTVEFMEGAVK encoded by the coding sequence ATGGCGCTTCAAAAACCAAAAAAACTCAACAAAAAAGATGTTATTGGTATTATTTCTCCAGCTTCATCGCCAGATGAGTTTAACAGAGTTGAAAGAGGAGTGAAATATCTTGAGGGTCTAGGTTATCGTGTTAAAATTGGTGCAAATGTTGGTAAAAATCACGGTTATTTAGCTGGAACAGATGTGGAAAGAGTTGATGATATTCACACGATGTTTAAGGATAAAAATGTTAAAGCAATTTTTACTCTTCGTGGTGGATACGGAGCTTTTAGATTGTTGGATAAAATTGATTATCGTGTAGTCAAAAATAATCCTAAAATATTTGTTGGATACAGTGAGATAACATCTTTGCAAATGGCTTTTTTTGAAAAAGCCGGGTTGATGACTTTTGCCGGACCAATGGTTGCTGTTGATTTTTATGATGAAATAAGTTCTTATACAGAAGAAAATTTTTGGGCAACAATAACCTCTAACAAAAAACTTGGTAAACTTAAATTTCCTGATGATCAAAAACTTCCTTTTTTACAAAAGGGAATTGCATCCGGTAAATTAATTGGGGGCAATTTGGCTGTTTTTGCAGCGTTGCTTGGAACAGGTTATTTTCCAAATCTAACTGGGAAGATTTTAATGATTGAAGACATAGGTGAATTGCCTTATAGAGTTGATAGATTATTAAATCAATTAAGACTTTCCGGAACGTTTAAAAAAGTTAAAGGGATTATATTAGGAAGATTTGTTGATTGTCACGAACACGATCCAAACAAAAAAACTTTAACTCTTGGCGAAGTTATTTCGGATTATGTTGCTACTTTGAAAATACCTTCAATCTATACTTTTCCACATGGCCACATTAAAGATTTTGTAACGATTCCCTTTGGATTGAAAGTAAATTTAAACGCTACTAAAGGTACTGTGGAATTTATGGAAGGTGCTGTAAAATAG
- a CDS encoding HAD-IIIA family hydrolase yields the protein MVIDTKLRDKNLHLREKAEKIKVILTDVDGVLTDTGIYYGQEGEALKRFSIRDGMGVERLRKYAGLETIIITGENSNTVKTRAEKLKIKEFYLGANKKEEVLEIIKKKNGFVKENIAYIGDDSNDFEVMQLCGLTATPADGMNFIKDISDYICETKAGYGAFREFAELILAFKQNF from the coding sequence ATGGTAATTGACACAAAACTGAGAGACAAAAACCTTCATTTAAGAGAAAAGGCTGAAAAAATAAAAGTTATTTTGACTGATGTTGACGGCGTTTTAACTGATACAGGAATTTATTACGGTCAAGAAGGTGAAGCACTGAAAAGATTTTCTATCCGCGATGGAATGGGTGTTGAACGATTGAGAAAGTATGCTGGGTTGGAAACAATTATCATCACCGGTGAAAATTCCAACACAGTTAAAACTCGAGCTGAAAAATTAAAGATTAAAGAATTTTATCTGGGTGCAAACAAAAAAGAAGAAGTTCTTGAAATCATAAAAAAGAAAAATGGATTTGTGAAAGAAAACATTGCATACATTGGTGATGATTCAAATGATTTTGAAGTGATGCAGTTATGCGGACTTACTGCCACTCCAGCTGATGGAATGAATTTTATTAAAGATATTTCAGATTATATTTGCGAAACTAAAGCTGGCTATGGTGCTTTTCGTGAATTTGCAGAATTGATATTGGCATTTAAGCAGAATTTTTAA
- a CDS encoding glycosyltransferase translates to MNIFQFSFGDGYAGSSKVALISSKILIQNGNNVQLFVSKDSLTEKRAIELKIPTYAFDTDKKFKNLMSKIYRIFDQFNPIVVISHHSIDRKIGIELKKKYKSSFINVGYRHNISKTFPIIGAFLYNRYFDNLLACSQGVADSLTQSGIKVEKVKVIRNSITIPKDLNTKTGRAIKDQYNLNNKVVLGMSTWFHKERKGFDILFNAFKELDDRFILLLIGIPENDKQKVFDFASEFKISADKIIMPGYVENVWDYYKAMDIFLLTSRSEGFSLALLEAAAAHLPIIASDIAGNNEFITHGKNGLLFNTSNPDELKEAIIKFVNDKLLSQKLSQNAYTVVMENYQLENYTDSLTKFIKLITT, encoded by the coding sequence ATGAATATTTTTCAATTCAGTTTTGGTGATGGATACGCAGGCAGTTCAAAAGTTGCTCTGATCAGTTCAAAGATACTAATACAAAACGGGAATAATGTGCAATTATTTGTTTCTAAAGATTCCCTTACTGAAAAAAGGGCCATTGAACTTAAAATTCCCACTTATGCATTTGATACTGATAAGAAGTTTAAAAACTTAATGAGCAAGATTTATCGAATATTTGATCAGTTCAACCCAATTGTTGTAATATCTCATCATTCAATAGATCGAAAAATTGGAATTGAACTTAAAAAAAAATATAAAAGTAGTTTTATAAATGTTGGTTATAGGCATAACATTAGCAAAACTTTTCCAATTATTGGAGCTTTTTTATATAATCGTTATTTCGATAACTTACTTGCATGCAGTCAGGGCGTTGCGGATAGTTTAACTCAATCTGGAATAAAAGTTGAAAAAGTTAAAGTAATTCGAAATTCTATCACAATTCCAAAAGATCTTAACACAAAAACGGGCAGGGCAATAAAAGATCAATATAATTTAAACAATAAAGTTGTGCTTGGAATGTCAACATGGTTTCATAAGGAAAGAAAAGGATTTGACATTCTATTTAATGCGTTTAAAGAATTGGATGATAGATTTATTTTGTTGTTAATTGGCATCCCAGAAAACGATAAACAAAAAGTTTTTGATTTTGCATCAGAGTTTAAGATCTCTGCCGATAAAATCATTATGCCCGGGTATGTTGAAAATGTCTGGGATTATTACAAGGCTATGGATATTTTTCTGCTAACATCTAGATCTGAGGGATTTTCATTGGCATTACTTGAAGCAGCTGCTGCACATCTGCCTATTATTGCATCAGATATCGCCGGTAATAATGAATTTATAACTCATGGTAAGAATGGATTGTTATTCAATACAAGCAATCCAGATGAATTAAAGGAGGCAATTATAAAATTTGTCAACGATAAACTATTAAGTCAAAAACTATCACAAAATGCCTACACAGTTGTAATGGAAAATTATCAATTAGAAAATTATACAGATTCTCTTACAAAATTTATTAAGCTAATAACAACATAA
- a CDS encoding aminotransferase class III-fold pyridoxal phosphate-dependent enzyme, with product MPNNVGSNKDYPIIKKSDEYYKVALDLIPCTTQTLAKGPQQNVKGVAPKYLQHGKGSHVWDVDGNEFIDYQMAIGPLSLGYAYDKVDNAIKEQLKDGITFSLMHPLEVEVAELIHKVVPNAESIRYSKVGADVTTAAVRLARAFTKRDKVLCCGYHGWHDWYIAVTDRNKGIPQAIQDMTYTINYNDIQSVIDSIDEDTACVILEPYVFEEPKDSFLQKLREVCTQNGTLLIFDEMWSGFRIAIGGAQEYFGVKADLACFSKAIANGMPISVLTGRKDVMSLLEQEVFFFTTFGGEALSLAAVKATITEMIEKNVPTQLAKQGNKLKVGYNRIAEEFGMNYTKCAGFDCRTIITFDASAGNPLEMKSLVQQEMIKRGILWGGFHNMSFSHLDSDIDYTLQVYREVLPILKKAIEEKNVKSYLRGEPVGPVFRKVSNFNMKPKKK from the coding sequence ATGCCAAATAACGTTGGATCAAATAAAGATTATCCGATTATAAAGAAATCCGATGAATATTATAAAGTTGCGCTTGATTTAATTCCATGTACAACTCAGACACTTGCAAAAGGACCGCAGCAAAATGTAAAAGGAGTTGCGCCAAAATACTTACAACACGGAAAAGGCAGCCATGTTTGGGATGTTGATGGAAATGAATTTATAGATTATCAAATGGCTATCGGTCCCCTATCTTTAGGATATGCCTACGATAAAGTTGATAATGCAATTAAGGAACAATTAAAAGATGGTATTACTTTTTCACTTATGCACCCACTTGAAGTTGAAGTTGCAGAACTGATTCATAAAGTTGTTCCTAATGCTGAATCAATCCGTTATAGCAAGGTTGGAGCTGATGTTACTACTGCTGCTGTTAGATTGGCTCGTGCGTTTACAAAAAGAGATAAAGTATTATGCTGTGGTTATCATGGCTGGCACGATTGGTACATTGCAGTTACAGATCGCAATAAAGGAATTCCTCAAGCGATTCAGGATATGACCTACACAATTAACTATAATGATATTCAATCAGTTATTGATTCCATAGATGAAGACACAGCCTGCGTTATTCTCGAACCTTATGTTTTTGAAGAACCAAAAGATAGTTTTTTGCAAAAGTTAAGAGAAGTTTGTACACAGAATGGAACTTTATTAATCTTTGATGAAATGTGGAGTGGATTTAGAATAGCAATTGGCGGAGCGCAGGAATATTTTGGTGTTAAGGCCGATTTAGCCTGTTTCTCTAAGGCAATCGCTAATGGAATGCCAATCTCAGTTCTTACAGGAAGAAAAGATGTAATGTCTTTACTTGAGCAGGAAGTTTTTTTCTTTACTACTTTTGGTGGCGAAGCACTCTCACTCGCTGCAGTAAAAGCTACTATTACAGAAATGATTGAAAAAAATGTTCCAACTCAATTGGCTAAACAAGGTAACAAATTGAAAGTTGGATACAATAGAATCGCCGAAGAATTTGGAATGAACTATACTAAATGTGCAGGTTTTGATTGCCGCACAATTATTACGTTTGATGCTTCTGCAGGCAATCCTCTAGAAATGAAATCACTCGTTCAACAAGAAATGATAAAACGGGGAATTCTTTGGGGCGGATTTCATAATATGTCTTTCTCACATTTAGATTCAGATATTGATTATACTCTTCAAGTATATAGAGAAGTACTACCAATTCTAAAAAAAGCCATTGAAGAAAAGAACGTAAAAAGTTATTTACGCGGAGAACCTGTGGGTCCTGTTTTTAGAAAAGTTAGTAATTTTAATATGAAACCAAAGAAGAAATGA
- the ispE gene encoding 4-(cytidine 5'-diphospho)-2-C-methyl-D-erythritol kinase, with translation MDEIVVKSPAKINIGLNIINKRDDGFHNLETIFYPLNLFDEIRFTKSDNFSFDSNDERLNKEPINLIIKAKEALENISGVTLPLKIYLNKNIPIGAGLGGGSSNAASTLLTITDLFNLDISKKVFLDLALKLGSDVPYFLNAVPSFAKSRGEILNPINLKLKQYLLIVNPGILIATKWAFSIITPRPPVASLETLINKSEIEIKDLISVARNDFEDIVFNQYPEIKRIKEKMLQFGASFSMMTGTGSTVWAMFDDEEAAYQTELYFKCKNYFTFIQEPILQHLP, from the coding sequence ATGGATGAAATTGTTGTAAAATCTCCTGCTAAGATTAATATTGGTTTAAATATTATTAACAAAAGAGATGATGGATTTCACAATCTCGAAACTATTTTTTATCCACTTAATCTTTTTGATGAAATAAGATTTACAAAATCTGATAATTTCTCATTTGACAGCAATGATGAAAGACTTAACAAAGAGCCAATAAATCTAATCATTAAAGCAAAAGAGGCATTAGAAAATATTTCTGGTGTGACTCTTCCTTTAAAGATTTATCTTAATAAAAATATTCCGATTGGTGCGGGTCTTGGTGGCGGAAGTTCTAATGCGGCTTCTACTTTATTAACAATTACTGACCTTTTTAATTTAGATATCTCTAAAAAAGTGTTCTTGGATTTAGCTCTAAAACTTGGTTCTGATGTACCATATTTTCTAAATGCTGTTCCGTCATTCGCTAAATCACGCGGTGAAATCCTTAATCCGATTAATTTAAAATTGAAACAATATTTATTAATTGTAAATCCAGGAATTCTTATCGCGACAAAATGGGCTTTTAGCATAATTACACCAAGGCCGCCAGTAGCAAGCTTAGAAACATTAATAAATAAAAGTGAAATAGAAATTAAAGATTTAATTAGTGTGGCAAGAAATGATTTTGAAGATATCGTTTTTAATCAATATCCTGAAATAAAGAGAATAAAAGAAAAGATGTTACAATTCGGAGCAAGTTTTTCGATGATGACAGGAACGGGCTCAACTGTTTGGGCAATGTTTGATGATGAAGAGGCAGCATATCAAACAGAATTATATTTTAAGTGTAAAAATTATTTTACTTTTATACAAGAACCTATTTTACAGCACCTTCCATAA
- a CDS encoding glycosyltransferase family protein — MNIVTVIQARTGSNRLPNKILLPLANKPLLFRMYERVAASKLKGTIVIATTTDQRDDKVEELCKEYQINCFRGHPTDLLDRYYKAVKLINADAVVKIPSDCPLIDANVIDKILKYYLDNNDSYDYVSNLHPQSYPDGNDVEVMSFKTLEKAWLNAKKDFEREHTTPYFWENPDKFKIGNVLWETGLNYSMSHRFTIDYEKDYNFIKQVYDELYQLNPNFTLEDIINLLVRKPEIKKINEEYCGVNWYRNHLNELKTITADQTKII; from the coding sequence ATTAACATAGTTACTGTTATTCAAGCAAGGACTGGTTCAAATCGCCTTCCAAATAAAATATTATTGCCACTTGCAAATAAGCCTTTACTTTTTAGAATGTACGAACGAGTTGCTGCATCAAAATTAAAAGGTACAATTGTTATTGCAACAACTACGGATCAAAGAGATGATAAAGTCGAAGAACTCTGTAAAGAATATCAGATAAATTGTTTTCGCGGTCATCCAACTGATTTGCTTGATAGATATTATAAAGCTGTAAAATTAATAAACGCTGATGCTGTTGTTAAAATACCTTCTGATTGTCCACTAATCGATGCAAATGTTATTGATAAAATTCTAAAATATTATTTGGATAATAATGATAGTTACGATTATGTAAGTAATCTTCATCCTCAATCTTACCCCGATGGAAACGATGTTGAAGTAATGAGTTTTAAAACACTAGAAAAAGCGTGGTTAAATGCCAAAAAGGATTTTGAACGCGAACATACAACTCCATATTTTTGGGAAAATCCCGATAAGTTTAAAATTGGAAATGTACTCTGGGAAACCGGACTGAATTACTCTATGTCTCATCGATTTACGATTGATTACGAAAAAGATTACAATTTCATAAAACAAGTTTACGATGAACTTTATCAATTAAACCCTAATTTTACACTTGAGGACATAATAAATTTATTAGTCAGAAAGCCTGAAATTAAAAAAATAAATGAAGAGTATTGCGGCGTAAACTGGTACAGAAATCATTTAAATGAGTTAAAAACAATTACTGCCGACCAAACAAAAATTATTTAG
- a CDS encoding homocysteine S-methyltransferase family protein has product MNKDIPSCKNFTGYKPCYPDHNCWVDGCKDNKPIGKKILIINFDAMGDVLMTTAQLPAIKKKFPDSTIYWITLKIAAPLLQQNQFIDKIFIYDAESISILNQIEFDIVMNVDKSQRSCALLNSVNAKTKLGFGLDKNGVIVPVNEGAHYNYNLGMDDNLKFKVNQRTGQDYLAETFELEYIRNDYTFNFTTDELRFIEDYKKQVRLRDTDKIIGFNTGCSELYPNKKMSVGQHIFLINKFLSKRKYKIVLLGGPEDTERNKEIADYFRGRVINTPTNEGVRKGACFESIPQVIITGDSFGMHLAIALKKYVIAWFGLSCWTEIDLYDRGVKIYQEDLFCSPCWKKVCPYDLECIKDLDLNRMIVETEKYFESFDKVKVQERENPFERAKKLKRPLILDGAMGSILQEKKLTPNKRVWSATANDDSKNEVLTLHKDYIRAGADIITTNSFRTNPYTLISTGVTDIVGSVFKAVDIAKRARGKAAVMIAGSNPPAEDCYQAERTISQKDLEWNHKVHIDALMESGCDFIMNETQSHFDEIKFISKYCGENHIPFVMNFFFIDKPKLLSGENLTDAIEYVLKYHPLAIGFNCVTFEAFENAVKRLKPELAWGFYLNCGSGNFTDNKIDCAVSPVDYAKLVKPYLSQNPSFIGSCCGSSPEHTKKLKSLIDG; this is encoded by the coding sequence ATGAATAAAGATATACCATCCTGTAAAAATTTTACCGGTTATAAACCATGCTACCCTGATCACAATTGTTGGGTTGATGGGTGCAAAGACAACAAACCAATCGGGAAAAAAATATTAATAATAAATTTTGACGCAATGGGCGATGTGCTAATGACTACAGCACAACTTCCGGCAATAAAAAAGAAATTTCCTGATTCAACTATTTACTGGATAACACTCAAAATTGCCGCACCTCTGCTTCAACAAAATCAATTTATAGATAAAATATTTATTTACGATGCTGAATCAATTTCTATATTAAATCAAATTGAATTTGATATTGTAATGAATGTTGACAAATCTCAGCGCTCGTGTGCTTTGTTAAATTCTGTAAATGCTAAAACAAAATTGGGATTTGGTTTAGATAAAAATGGTGTAATAGTACCGGTGAATGAAGGCGCGCACTACAATTATAATCTTGGAATGGATGATAATCTTAAATTCAAAGTCAATCAACGAACTGGTCAGGATTATCTTGCTGAGACTTTTGAACTTGAATACATACGCAATGATTATACTTTTAATTTTACGACAGATGAATTGCGGTTTATTGAAGATTACAAAAAGCAAGTTCGCCTGCGTGATACCGATAAAATTATTGGGTTCAATACCGGATGTTCCGAACTTTATCCGAATAAAAAAATGTCTGTTGGACAGCATATATTTCTCATCAATAAATTTTTATCTAAAAGAAAATATAAAATAGTGCTACTCGGTGGGCCTGAAGATACCGAGCGAAATAAAGAAATTGCTGATTATTTTAGAGGAAGAGTAATTAATACTCCAACAAATGAAGGTGTAAGAAAAGGTGCATGTTTTGAATCGATTCCGCAAGTTATAATTACTGGTGATTCCTTTGGAATGCATCTAGCGATTGCTCTTAAAAAATATGTTATTGCTTGGTTTGGTTTGAGTTGTTGGACTGAGATTGATCTTTATGATCGTGGTGTAAAAATTTATCAGGAAGATTTGTTCTGTTCACCTTGCTGGAAAAAAGTCTGTCCTTATGATCTTGAGTGTATAAAAGATCTAGACTTAAACAGGATGATAGTAGAAACTGAAAAATATTTTGAAAGTTTTGACAAAGTAAAAGTTCAAGAACGAGAAAATCCATTTGAGAGAGCTAAAAAACTAAAACGTCCATTGATTTTAGATGGAGCAATGGGAAGTATTCTTCAGGAAAAAAAGCTTACACCAAACAAGCGTGTTTGGAGCGCTACCGCTAATGATGATTCCAAAAATGAGGTATTAACTTTACACAAAGATTATATTAGAGCCGGAGCTGATATTATTACAACTAATTCATTTAGAACAAATCCGTATACGCTTATTTCTACTGGAGTTACAGATATAGTTGGAAGTGTTTTTAAGGCTGTTGATATTGCAAAACGTGCTCGAGGAAAAGCGGCTGTAATGATTGCGGGTTCAAATCCACCTGCTGAAGATTGTTATCAAGCAGAACGAACAATCTCGCAAAAAGATTTAGAGTGGAATCACAAAGTTCACATTGATGCTTTGATGGAAAGCGGATGTGATTTTATTATGAATGAAACTCAAAGTCATTTTGATGAGATTAAATTTATATCAAAATATTGCGGGGAAAATCATATCCCATTTGTGATGAATTTTTTCTTTATTGATAAACCAAAGCTACTTTCAGGTGAAAACCTCACTGATGCAATCGAGTATGTTTTAAAATATCATCCGCTTGCGATTGGATTTAATTGTGTAACATTTGAAGCATTTGAAAATGCCGTTAAAAGATTAAAACCTGAATTAGCATGGGGATTTTATCTAAACTGCGGCAGCGGAAATTTTACAGACAATAAAATTGATTGTGCAGTTTCTCCAGTTGATTATGCAAAGCTTGTAAAACCTTATCTTAGTCAAAATCCTTCATTTATTGGTTCTTGCTGCGGTTCTTCACCAGAGCATACAAAGAAATTAAAAAGCTTAATTGATGGATGA
- a CDS encoding N-acetylneuraminate synthase family protein, producing the protein MSKREIKVGARFIGDGHPVFIIGEIGINHNGDIEIAKKIIAGAKHAGCDAVKFQKRTPEICTPKDQWNLERDTPWGRMTYIDYRHKVEFSEYEYSEIDKYCKNIGMIWFASCWDEPSIDFIEQFNPPLYKTASASLTDFLLLEKHKYLNKPILMSTGMSTLEQIDKAISFMDKKYLMIAHATSAYPCKNEELNLKMIETLKNKYPDTPIGYSGHEVGLAPTWAAVALGACLVERHITLDRAMWGTDQAASVEVGGMERLVSNIRDIEKSLGDGIKKVYESELGQIKKLRRVK; encoded by the coding sequence ATGAGCAAAAGAGAAATTAAAGTTGGTGCTCGTTTTATTGGGGATGGACATCCGGTTTTTATAATTGGAGAAATTGGAATAAACCATAATGGTGATATTGAGATAGCAAAAAAAATAATTGCTGGCGCAAAACACGCTGGTTGCGATGCTGTTAAGTTTCAGAAACGTACTCCTGAAATATGCACACCGAAGGATCAGTGGAATCTTGAACGCGATACACCTTGGGGCAGAATGACCTATATCGATTACCGTCATAAGGTTGAATTCAGTGAGTACGAATATTCAGAGATAGATAAATATTGTAAAAATATTGGGATGATCTGGTTTGCTTCTTGCTGGGATGAACCATCCATTGATTTCATTGAACAATTTAATCCGCCACTTTATAAAACAGCTTCAGCATCCTTAACGGATTTTTTGCTTCTTGAAAAACATAAATATTTAAACAAGCCTATATTGATGTCAACAGGAATGTCCACGTTGGAACAGATTGATAAAGCAATTTCTTTTATGGATAAAAAATATTTAATGATTGCCCACGCTACCTCCGCCTATCCTTGCAAAAACGAAGAATTAAACTTAAAAATGATAGAGACATTAAAAAATAAATATCCAGATACTCCGATCGGTTATAGTGGACACGAAGTTGGTTTAGCTCCAACGTGGGCCGCGGTTGCACTTGGCGCTTGTTTAGTTGAAAGACACATAACATTAGATCGTGCTATGTGGGGCACTGATCAAGCGGCTTCTGTTGAAGTTGGAGGCATGGAAAGATTAGTCTCAAACATTCGTGATATTGAAAAATCTCTCGGAGATGGAATTAAGAAAGTTTATGAAAGCGAATTGGGACAAATAAAAAAATTAAGACGAGTTAAGTAA
- a CDS encoding SDR family oxidoreductase, translating into MNSLELFSLKDKVAIVTGSLGLIGINHCAALAEAGANVVVCDLDENKCKEFAATLLTKSIGVGVNIVDKSSVENLRDIILKEFGKIDILINNAAINDMFENPQAASEKSKFENYPLEMWQKSLDVNVTGTFLCSQIVGNEMAKAGKGSIINVASTYGIVGPDQSIYKKPDGSQSFYKSPAYPATKGAIVNFTRFLAAYWGNKGVRVNTLSPGGVENNQDQYFINNYSQKTPLGRMAYPTDYKGAIIFLSSDASAYMTGANLIVDGGWTAW; encoded by the coding sequence ATGAACTCACTAGAACTATTTTCACTAAAAGACAAAGTTGCAATTGTAACAGGCTCACTTGGTTTGATTGGAATAAATCATTGTGCTGCATTAGCTGAAGCAGGAGCAAATGTTGTCGTTTGCGATTTGGATGAAAACAAATGTAAAGAATTTGCAGCTACCCTTCTAACAAAATCAATTGGAGTTGGAGTTAATATAGTAGATAAATCTTCTGTTGAAAATCTTAGAGATATTATTTTAAAAGAATTCGGAAAAATAGATATTCTTATAAATAATGCCGCAATAAATGATATGTTTGAAAATCCACAGGCAGCTTCTGAAAAATCTAAGTTTGAAAATTATCCACTAGAAATGTGGCAGAAATCTTTGGATGTTAATGTTACAGGAACTTTCCTCTGTTCTCAAATTGTTGGAAATGAAATGGCTAAGGCTGGAAAAGGAAGTATAATTAATGTTGCATCAACTTATGGGATTGTTGGACCAGACCAATCAATTTATAAAAAACCGGATGGTTCGCAATCGTTTTATAAATCGCCTGCCTATCCTGCCACAAAAGGAGCTATCGTAAACTTTACAAGATTTCTTGCAGCTTATTGGGGCAATAAAGGAGTTAGAGTTAACACACTTTCTCCTGGCGGTGTTGAAAATAATCAAGATCAATATTTTATTAATAATTATTCCCAAAAAACTCCTTTAGGTAGAATGGCCTATCCAACTGATTACAAAGGCGCAATAATATTTTTATCAAGTGATGCTTCCGCATATATGACGGGTGCAAATTTAATTGTTGATGGAGGCTGGACAGCATGGTAA
- a CDS encoding glycosyltransferase family 9 protein, which translates to MKINPSEIKKILCIKPRGIGDIVLSTIVLDNLHNHFPKAKIDYLTEHFAKYSVANNPLVNKVLTMHKTEFVAKVAWRVRKEKYNLIIDLWSNPRSAQITFLSGVKYRVGYAYRGRKYAYNILGTSEKGEHHSAEHNLELLKPLEINIISKKIHFNVGVLEKFFADDFFIENNLNDKKVFGIIPSGGWDSKRCNKEKWVEICKSAVDEFKCKLLVLWGPGDESDAEFIKASLGNDCLIAPKSSLPQMAALISKCKLVIANDSGPMHIAAALDVPTLGIFGPTNPKAHGPYSPNSDYIIKDDLDCIICNKLICPLQHECMSDLAVIKLIQKLRLMSKDSL; encoded by the coding sequence TTGGCGATATTGTTTTATCAACAATCGTTCTTGATAATCTTCATAATCATTTTCCAAAAGCAAAGATTGATTATTTAACAGAACATTTTGCAAAATATTCTGTTGCAAATAATCCGCTTGTAAATAAAGTTTTAACTATGCACAAGACAGAATTTGTGGCAAAGGTCGCTTGGAGAGTTAGAAAAGAAAAATACAATCTCATAATAGATCTTTGGTCAAATCCAAGAAGTGCACAAATTACTTTTTTATCAGGCGTTAAGTATAGAGTTGGATATGCTTATCGTGGAAGAAAATATGCTTACAATATTTTAGGTACATCTGAAAAAGGCGAACATCATTCCGCCGAGCATAACTTAGAACTCTTGAAACCTCTTGAAATAAATATAATTTCTAAAAAAATACATTTTAATGTTGGAGTGCTGGAAAAGTTCTTTGCAGATGATTTCTTTATTGAAAATAATTTAAACGATAAAAAAGTTTTTGGAATAATTCCCTCCGGCGGATGGGATTCTAAGCGATGCAATAAAGAAAAATGGGTGGAAATATGTAAATCAGCTGTTGATGAATTTAAATGCAAGTTGTTAGTTTTATGGGGCCCAGGCGATGAAAGTGATGCCGAATTTATTAAAGCAAGCTTGGGTAATGATTGTTTGATTGCTCCAAAATCATCTCTGCCGCAAATGGCCGCTTTAATTTCTAAATGCAAGTTGGTAATTGCAAACGATTCCGGTCCAATGCACATTGCAGCAGCGCTTGATGTGCCAACTTTAGGAATTTTTGGACCAACAAATCCAAAAGCGCACGGACCATATTCACCAAATTCTGATTATATAATTAAAGACGATTTAGATTGTATTATTTGTAATAAACTTATCTGCCCATTGCAACACGAGTGTATGAGTGATTTAGCAGTAATAAAGCTAATTCAAAAGTTGAGATTAATGAGTAAAGATTCTTTGTAA